A stretch of Schistocerca nitens isolate TAMUIC-IGC-003100 chromosome 6, iqSchNite1.1, whole genome shotgun sequence DNA encodes these proteins:
- the LOC126262590 gene encoding electron transfer flavoprotein subunit alpha, mitochondrial, protein MFAFNSRGLALQLSNHLKRLQSTLVLAEHNNEKLIPITQNAISAAKKIGGDISVLVAGTKCAPVAAQLSKASGVSKILLAENDAFLGFTPETLTPLVLATQKQFNFSHIVAGASAFGKSVLPRIAAKLNVSPITDIIDVKAPDTFVRTIYAGNAILTLKSKDPVKVVTIRGTNFEPAPLEGGSASTEQAAAGDYKTDLVQFVGQELSKSDRPELTSAKVVVSGGRGMKSGDNFKLLYDLADKLNAAVGASRAAVDAGFVPNDLQVGQTGKIVAPELYIAVGISGAIQHLAGMKDSKTIVAINKDPEAPIFQVADYGLVADLFKVVPELTSKL, encoded by the exons atgttcgcatttaacagCAGGGGACTAGCATTGCAG CTTTCAAATCATCTGAAGAGGCTACAGAGCACTTTGGTGCTAGCTGAGCACAACAATGAAAAGTTGATACCAATAACACAGAATGCCATAAGTGCAGCGAAAAAGATTGGTGGAGATATTTCAGTTCTTGTAGCTGGAACAAAATGTGCCCCG GTTGCTGCACAGCTTTCAAAAGCATCGGGGGTGTCGAAGATTCTCCTTGCAGAAAATGATGCTTTTCTGGGATTCACCCCAGAAACTCTGACTCCACTTGTGTTGGCAACACAGAAGCAGTTCAACTTTTCACATATTGTAGCTGGTGCTAGTGCTTTTGGCAAGTCTGTCCTTCCTCGCATTGCAGCAAAGCTTAATGTGTCGcctattacagatatcattgatgtGAAGGCACCAGACACTTTCGTAAGGACAATTTATGCAG gAAATGCTATCCTCACATTGAAGTCAAAGGATCCTGTTAAAGTCGTCACAATTAGGGGAACGAATTTTGAACCAGCACCTCTGGAGGGTGGCAGTGCTTCTACTGAACAAGCTGCTGCAGGAGACTACAAAACTGACCTAGTACAGTTCGTTGGACAAGAATTAAGCAAGAGTGACAGGCCAGAACTCACTAGTGCCAAGGTGGTTGTAAGTGGCG GCCGAGGTATGAAGTCTGGAGACAACTTCAAGCTTCTGTATGATCTTGCTGACAAGCTCAATGCAGCAGTAGGCGCATCTCGAGCTGCTGTTGATGCAGGATTTGTTCCAAATGATCTACAAGTTGGTCAAACAGGAAAAATTGTAGCACCA GAGCTGTACATAGCAGTGGGTATATCGGGTGCCATCCAGCATTTAGCAGGTATGAAGGATTCAAAAACAATCGTCGCTATAAATAAGGATCCGGAAGCTCCAATATTCCAAGTGGCTGATTACGGATTAGTTGCTGACCTCTTTAAAGTTGTACCTGAACTTACTTCTAAACTTTGa